Proteins from a single region of Callithrix jacchus isolate 240 chromosome 12, calJac240_pri, whole genome shotgun sequence:
- the SHISA9 gene encoding protein shisa-9 isoform X5: MCGPRRLAAPGSSLGSFGRASRGGRSGSSGSRAAEPGLGDTMRRVLRLLLGCFLTELCARVCRAQERVGHGQLAQLGGVLLLAGGNRSGAASGEASEGAEASDAPPTRAPTPDFCRGYFDVMGQWDPPFNCSSGDFIFCCGTCGFRFCCTFKKRRLNQSTCTNYDTPLWLNTGKPPARKDDPLHDPTKDKTNLIVYIICGVVAVMVLVGIFTKLGLEKAHRPQREHMSRLYDNLLFTEAQISFQEDEPAPGEWSVGLQTRMV; encoded by the exons ATGTGCGGCCCGCGGCGGCTCGCAGCCCCCGGCAGCAGCCTCGGCAGCTTCGGCCGCGCCTCGAGAGGCGGCCGCAGCGGCTCCAGCGGCAGCCGAGCGGCCGAGCCCGGGCTGGGAGACACCATGCGCCGCGTCCTCCGGCTGCTCCTCGGCTGCTTCCTCACCGAGCTGTGCGCCCGCGTGTGCCGGGCGCAGGAGCGAGTGGGGCACGGGCAGCTGGCGCAACTGGGCGGCGTGTTGCTGCTGGCGGGGGGCAACCGCTCCGGGGCCGCCTCGGGAGAGGCCAGCGAGGGCGCCGAGGCATCGGACGCGCCCCCGACCCGGGCGCCCACACCTGACTTCTGCCGGGGTTACTTCGATGTCATGGGCCAGTGGGACCCGCCATTCAACTGCAGCTCGGGCGACTTCATCTTCTGCTGCGGGACTTGTGGCTTCCGGTTCTGCTGCACATTTAAGAAGCGGCGACTGAACCAAAGCACCTGCACCAACTACGACACGCCGCTCTGGCTCAACACCGGCAAGCCCCCCGCCCGCAAGGACGACCCCTTGCACGACCCCACCAAGGACAAGACCAACCTGATCGTCTACATCATCTGCGGGGTGGTGGCCGTCATGGTGCTCGTGGGCATCTTCACCAAGCTGGGGCTGGAGAAAGCGCACCGGCCCCAAAGGGAGCACATGTCCAG GCTCTATGACAATCTGCTGTTTACGGAGGCGCAGATTTCTTTCCAAGAGGATGAACCTGCCCCTGGTGAGTGGAGTGTCGGACTTCAAACCCGGATGGTCTGA